AACACCTGCTTCGCACCGCTGGCGAGGTCCATGGCGCCGCCCACGGCGGGGATCGCGTCGGGGGCTCCCGTGTGCCAGTTGGCGAGATCGCCGGTGACGGAGACCTGGAACGCGCCCAGCACGCAGAAGTCGAGATGGCCGCCGCGCATCATCGCGAACGAGTCGGCATGGTGGAAGAACGCGCCGCCCGGCTTGAGCGTGACGGGTTGCTTGCCGGCATTGATGAGGTCTTCGTCCTCTTCGCCCTTGGCGGGCGCGGGGCCCATGCCGATCACACCGTTCTCGCTCTGCAGAATGATCTCGCGGTCGGCGGGCAGATGGTTGGCCACGGCCGTGGGCAGGCCGATGCCGAGGTTCACGTAGGCGCCGTCGGGAATGTCCTGGGCGACGCGGGCGGCCATCTGGTCGCGGGTCAGTCGGTTCACATTGCTCATGGAGTGCTCCGGTTCGGATGGGGCTCAGGCGCGCACGGCGCCAGACACCGCGACGATGCGTTGGACGAAGATGCCGGGCGTGACCACGGCTTCCGGATCGAGGTCGCCCAGCTCGACGACCTCGCTCACCTGCGCGATGGCGCACTTCGCCGCGGTGGCCATGATCGGGCCGAAGTTGCGGGCGGTCTTGCGGTACACGAGGTTGCCCCAGCGATCCCCCTTGAGCGCCTTGATCAACGCGAAGTCGGCGTGAATCGGTGACTCGAGCACGTACGGCTTGCCGTCGATCACGCGCGTTTCCTTGCCTTCGGCGAGCAGCGTGCCGTAGCCGGTCGGCGTGAAGAAACCGCCGATGCCGGCGCCCGCGGCGCGGATGCGCTCGGCGAGATTGCCCTGCGGCACCAGTTCCAGCTCGATCTTGCCCGCGCGGTAGAGCGCGTCGAACACCTGCGAATCGGTCTGGCGCGGGAACGAGCAGATGATCTTGCGCACGCGACCGGCCTTGAGCAGCGCGGCCAGCCCGGTCTCGCCGTTGCCGGCATTGTTGTTGACGATGGTCAGCTCGCGCGCGCCCTGATCGATCAGCGCGTCGATGAGCGCCGAGGGCATGCCGGCGTTGCCGAAGCCGCCAATCATGATCGTCGCGCCGTCGTGAACATCGGCGACCGCGTTGGCGAGCGAATCGTAAATCTTGTTGATCACACGTGCCTCCTGGGCAGTTCCATCGGGCGAAAGGCTCGCGCCCCGGCGCCCCCTGTTGGGTGTCTCCCGGCGATGGCGCCTTGTCCAGCGGCATCGTCTGGTTCACAATGTTCTTAATGCGAACAAATATTCGCTATAAGAACAACTGTGAGGAAGCGTAACCCTCCGTATGTCGGCCGTCAAGCGACGAGGACGGCAGCGTTCGCCTGTCCAGGCATTTGTCGTGGCGGCGTCGCGCGGGCGTCCGCCATGTGTCGCGCGGTGGAACCGGCGGCGCAAATCCATTACGCTTGCGTTCACGCTGACGTTGCCGTCGCGTGCGCGGGTTGCCGCAGCGGAACGGGGACGTTGTCCGGCGTCCCGTTCAACGAAGTTTTCGATGACAGCCACACATGACTCCAGTGCCGAACGACGCCAGCGAACCGACTGACAAGAAACCGGGCGACTCCTATGTCCAGTCGTTTGCGCGCGGACTGGCGGTGGTCAAGGCGTTCAATGCCGAGCGTCCGGCGCAGACGCTCTCCGAAGTCGCGCAGGCTTCAGGGCTGACCCGGGCCGGGGCGCGTCGCATCCTGCTCACGCTCGAATCGCTCGGTTACGTGCGCAGCGAGGGGCGATTGTTTCGTCTCACGCCGCGCATTCTCGATCTCGGTTTTTCCTATCT
The Pandoraea pulmonicola DNA segment above includes these coding regions:
- a CDS encoding CoA transferase subunit B — translated: MNRLTRDQMAARVAQDIPDGAYVNLGIGLPTAVANHLPADREIILQSENGVIGMGPAPAKGEEDEDLINAGKQPVTLKPGGAFFHHADSFAMMRGGHLDFCVLGAFQVSVTGDLANWHTGAPDAIPAVGGAMDLASGAKQVFVMMEHQTKQGESKIVQTCTYPLTGVGCVTRIYTDLAVLDVTPEGLRVIDMVDGLTFDELQRLTGVALLPSPAIA
- a CDS encoding 3-oxoacid CoA-transferase subunit A — translated: MINKIYDSLANAVADVHDGATIMIGGFGNAGMPSALIDALIDQGARELTIVNNNAGNGETGLAALLKAGRVRKIICSFPRQTDSQVFDALYRAGKIELELVPQGNLAERIRAAGAGIGGFFTPTGYGTLLAEGKETRVIDGKPYVLESPIHADFALIKALKGDRWGNLVYRKTARNFGPIMATAAKCAIAQVSEVVELGDLDPEAVVTPGIFVQRIVAVSGAVRA